GGCCATTTAGTTTTTCCTGGATGGAGGCAAGCGTTTCTCCGGTCCTCGACAATGTTAAAATCGCCCGAAAAAAATGAAGGTGTTTGTCTGTATAGACACGTTTGTTGCCAACCAATTCGAGCGGAGGAATGATGCCGATTTGTGTATAATACCGGACGGTTCGTAAATTCATCTCCGGGTCGTCATTTCGAAGCTGGTCCGTAATCTGTTTGGCTGTATAGGTATTCAAATGACCTCACTCCTTATGACAGTCAACTGTTGTAGTTACAGTATACTGTAACATTAACAGTATGATGTCATTATATTTAGAGCCCGCTAAAATTGCAACAAAAAAGACAACTCTGAGCAACAAGTTGTCTTTAAAAAATGGGTATGCTGTTTCTGCCCACACCAGAACCCAGATCCAATACGGATAAATATTCTCTGTCATCGAAGGCTGCGAGGTATTCCATTACCGTCTTCACAGGCTTATGCAGCCATGAACCGGCTTCAAACAGCTTATAATTCTCGTAACAAGCTTCATGGTAGTTTCTCTCTTCAGTTCTGATCTTTTCAATTCTGTTATCCATATTGAAAACTTCCTTTTTATCGTTTATAACCCATAATGCCATATCCGTCATTTACATCTCGTTATTTAGCCAATATTCCAATTGAGGAATCATCTCCGCATAACGCCTAATGGCATTAATTGTTCCTGTTACTTGCTCAGTCCCCATCTTCTGTTCTTCCTGGTCTGTGCATTCAATCCATAACGACCGTTTTAAACTATATTCCAGCCAGCCTAATTTGCCTGAAAAACCACTTGCCAATACCATTCTCCAGTTTGCTTGAAGTGTTCCATATCTCTTCTTATATCCGCCGATGAAAGCTAAAAATCTTTCTTTGTCAATGTTTCCTGTTTCAGTTTCGGACCAGTAAACAGCTGTTTCAGTCAAGTCCTGCATTGGATTTATATGGCCGGCTGACTCCCAGTCAATCAGGATAGGATTGTCATGGTTCCACATCACATTTTTCGGATCCAAATCCCCGTGGCTAATAACCTTCTCTGATGCAAGCAGTCTTGCTGATTCATTCGCCTGAGCATTCCAATCGTATAGGTTATCAATGACTTCAAGGAGCAGGTTAACCCACACTGTATTATTTTCTTGTCCTTGCTGCAAATAGGAATTCCAATCCGTTAGCTGTGTATGATCCGGCCAATTATTACTGGTGGCTAACACTGAAAAATCCGTCATATGCAGATTCGCAAGAATGGCACCTATTTTCTCACAATGGACAATATTGATTTCACGAGGTTTCAGACTGTTACCATCTACCCAATCGAAAACAAGATAGAACTGATTGTCTAATTCATGCATGAAAGTGCCGTTAATTCTTTTAGCTGGTACAGCAGGTATATGATCGGCTGCAATATTGGCAATTCGTTCCGACCTGGTAAAATTGTGCATGGCCGCAGGTCTAAGCATTATTTGCGGGTTTAATGCTTTAATTGCATATTTGCCCTGCGTGGTTTCAATAGCATACATTCTGTGTAAAAGCCCGCCAGACAGCGCTTCAGGAGCACCAATTATCTCGCCAAGCTGTAATAGATTACTTAACTTTTCAATTTGCAAATTATACGGCATCTCACTCACTGTTTAAGGATCACCTCTACTTCCTCCAGGTTTTTACATATGTATTTGGGCTCGATGTCCACCGGTTTGGTCTTCCCCTTGCGGTTTAGCCACACAGCATCAATCCCGGCTTCCTGGGCTCCGTAAACATCACTGACTATAGAATCGCCAATGTGAATGACTTCGCCGGGCTGCAGATTATATCGTCTTAACGCTTCTTGAAACAACTCCGGTCTGGGCTTGTAGGATCTGACGTCTTCACTGGATATAACGCCATCAGCCCAAATATCGAGATGCTCCATAGCCGCTCTGATATCATCGGAATCAATGTTGGACAGTATATATACGGGTTTTTCCTGGCGTATTAATTCGAGAAAAGCATGAGTATCAGCGAATATATTCGGCTTTCTCCAATGGTCGAACTGCTTTTGAATGATCTTGCTTGCATCGCATTCGGACTGGAATGTCCGGATCGTTTCCACTAGAGATTTAACACCCAATTCGCGCTGAGTTTGAAACGTTTGTCCGTTGCTGTCTTGAAACATCTTCGAGAAAGTTTTCCACCAGAATCGTCCAACTTCTTCAATCGAACATTCAACAGCAGCATTAATCCTTACTTCTTCACAAATAAGCGGAATGATATCGTCATCTTCATGAACCAAGGTCCCATAGAAATCCAAAAAAACCGCTTTAATTGTCATACGGCCTCCTTTTTGCTTCAAAAGATTGCTCCGCCGTAATGCTGAAATCCATTCCGTATTGAACCATATTCAACTTCTGCGCGATTCTTTGTGAGCTCATATTATCCCAAGAAGTACTGTACAGAGGTATTAACCCGCCCTGCCGCACTTGGTGAATCCATTCCGCCACAACCCGCTCTGCGTAACCATTCCCTCTATACTGCTCTATTGTTAATAGACCTGCTTCTGCAGCAGCCTCGCTTTTTCTTGCACAACTGCACACCGACACCGCTTGCCCATCGACTATCAATCCGACTACGGGACTTCTTAATTCAATCTCAGGTATTAAAGCCGGAAAATATTTGGATAAAAAATGGCTATTTTTTTCGGTCATGACAATCGCGTTATTAGCAATGTTCTGGCGGCTATCGTTTGATGGACATACAAATGCAGGTCCCATCCAGATGCTTGTAATCTTTCTGTATTTCTCAAGAACTCTGCACAGCTCCATTACATTGATTGACTCGGAGAGAATCCGATTGAGAACGTTTACGATATGTTCCGGGAGGTTGTGATTATAATAGAATTCAATAGATTTCTTAGTCCGGCCGATAAAAAGTAACGGAGCACCTGCCTGCTCCGGTTCATTAATGCCGACAATCCGGTTCTCCTCATTCAACACGTACAGCGTTTTAGCTTGTATTTTCATTAGTTCGGTATCGGTCAGGTGAATAATATTTCACGCCCCTCTGGCAAAATATACTTGTAACAGGACCCTATGTCCCAGATAAATACAATTCTATCTTTATAAGTTGTAAAAGAAAAGAACCCCTCGAAGTTGAGGGGTATGTAACGCTATTCACAGTTCTTTTTGTTAATAAACAGCCTTCCACTCTGCAATATTGGCAGCATCGAATTTATACGGATCGCCGAGCATGATTTGCGTGCCGTCTCCATCCTGTACGACTTCCTTGTCGCCCAGACGAGCGGCTTTAAGCTTGTCGCCTACTTTTCCGGTAATGGTACCGCTTACTAATGCGTCAGCTGCATAACCGGCAAGATATCCGACATCGATCGGATTCCACAGATACATCCACTCACACACGCCGCTTTCGATATATTCGGCCATTTCACTTGGCAGACCAAGCCCTGTCAGGTGAACTTTACCTTTCAGTCCTTTGTCCGTCAGCACTTTGCCTGCTGCTGCAATTCCGACGGTCGTCGGAGCGATAATCCCTTTCAGGTTCGGGTAGGATTTGAGAAGCGCCTCGGTCTCGGATACGCTCTTATCGCGAAGATCATCGCCATATGCGACTTTGACCAGCTCGATATCTTTATATTTCGGGTCTTCAAGCTCCTTCTTCATCCACTCGATCCACGTGTTCTGATTTGTAGCTTGAGAAGTTGCGCTCAGAATCGCGATCTGGCCGGAACCGCCAATCATGTCGGAAATTGCCTGCACCTGGACACGGCCGATCCGTTCCGGATCAGCCTGGTTCACATGCACCATGCGGCTTTTGGCGTTAACGGCGGAATCGAGGGAGAGCACCTTGATTCCTTGGTCCATTGCTTTTTTCAATGCCGGCTGAAGAGCATCCGGGTCGTTCCCAACCATCGCGATCGCGTTCACCTTTTGTGAGATCAGCTCTTCAATCATCTGGATTTGCGCTTCTGCCGTCGGCTGGTCCGGCGCTTTCAGAATCGCTTCGTGGCCCAGCTCTTCAATTGCATTCTTGTAGCCTTCCATTTCCTTCTCACCGTATGGGTTGCCGGTGTTTTTAAAGATAATGGCGAATTTCTTTTTGCCGCCTGTATCGGCGCTCCCTGTATCGGTGCCGCCTTTGTTGGTCGTCCCGCTTCCGCAAGCTGCGAGCAGGGTCATGGTGAGTACGATAGACAAGCACATAAATATTACCTTTTTCATTTTTTCTTCCTCCCTTTATTACCTTTTGTTTTTTATATACATAAACAGTTACACTGCAACCGTTAGACGCCAGATTATGGCGGCTCGGTTGTCAGTACACTGCAACCGTTAGACGCCAGATTATGGCGGCTCGGTTGTCAGTACACTGCAACCGTTAGACGCCAGGTTACGGCGGCTCGGTTTTCAGTTACACTGCAACCGTTAGACGCCAGGTTACGGCGGCTCGGTTGTCAGTACACTGCAACCGTTGTCCGGTGAAAAGGTGCAGAGGCCGATTCGGGGCTGGAGTAACGTAAGTGGTCGCCTTTTGTCAGCCAGATTTCTACCTTTAAAGAATTGAATCTGGGGACAACTGCGATCGGAAGCCCCGAATCCGGCCGGCAGCACCTAATTCAACCGGCTTCTATACACCGAAATGC
This is a stretch of genomic DNA from Paenibacillus sp. sptzw28. It encodes these proteins:
- a CDS encoding MerR family transcriptional regulator; its protein translation is MNTYTAKQITDQLRNDDPEMNLRTVRYYTQIGIIPPLELVGNKRVYTDKHLHFFRAILTLSRTGETLASIQEKLNGLTMEDIIRIGEKLTMYKPNGILENETHQVSEDVYLTLSPRVSAELRQKMIETVSQLIKGDRGS
- a CDS encoding phosphotransferase — encoded protein: MPYNLQIEKLSNLLQLGEIIGAPEALSGGLLHRMYAIETTQGKYAIKALNPQIMLRPAAMHNFTRSERIANIAADHIPAVPAKRINGTFMHELDNQFYLVFDWVDGNSLKPREINIVHCEKIGAILANLHMTDFSVLATSNNWPDHTQLTDWNSYLQQGQENNTVWVNLLLEVIDNLYDWNAQANESARLLASEKVISHGDLDPKNVMWNHDNPILIDWESAGHINPMQDLTETAVYWSETETGNIDKERFLAFIGGYKKRYGTLQANWRMVLASGFSGKLGWLEYSLKRSLWIECTDQEEQKMGTEQVTGTINAIRRYAEMIPQLEYWLNNEM
- a CDS encoding HAD family hydrolase; its protein translation is MTIKAVFLDFYGTLVHEDDDIIPLICEEVRINAAVECSIEEVGRFWWKTFSKMFQDSNGQTFQTQRELGVKSLVETIRTFQSECDASKIIQKQFDHWRKPNIFADTHAFLELIRQEKPVYILSNIDSDDIRAAMEHLDIWADGVISSEDVRSYKPRPELFQEALRRYNLQPGEVIHIGDSIVSDVYGAQEAGIDAVWLNRKGKTKPVDIEPKYICKNLEEVEVILKQ
- a CDS encoding GNAT family N-acetyltransferase translates to MKIQAKTLYVLNEENRIVGINEPEQAGAPLLFIGRTKKSIEFYYNHNLPEHIVNVLNRILSESINVMELCRVLEKYRKITSIWMGPAFVCPSNDSRQNIANNAIVMTEKNSHFLSKYFPALIPEIELRSPVVGLIVDGQAVSVCSCARKSEAAAEAGLLTIEQYRGNGYAERVVAEWIHQVRQGGLIPLYSTSWDNMSSQRIAQKLNMVQYGMDFSITAEQSFEAKRRPYDN
- the rhaS gene encoding rhamnose ABC transporter substrate-binding protein; the protein is MKKVIFMCLSIVLTMTLLAACGSGTTNKGGTDTGSADTGGKKKFAIIFKNTGNPYGEKEMEGYKNAIEELGHEAILKAPDQPTAEAQIQMIEELISQKVNAIAMVGNDPDALQPALKKAMDQGIKVLSLDSAVNAKSRMVHVNQADPERIGRVQVQAISDMIGGSGQIAILSATSQATNQNTWIEWMKKELEDPKYKDIELVKVAYGDDLRDKSVSETEALLKSYPNLKGIIAPTTVGIAAAGKVLTDKGLKGKVHLTGLGLPSEMAEYIESGVCEWMYLWNPIDVGYLAGYAADALVSGTITGKVGDKLKAARLGDKEVVQDGDGTQIMLGDPYKFDAANIAEWKAVY